The genomic stretch GCGTCTGGACCAATACCCGCACGAGCTGTCGGGGGGCATGCGCCAGCGGATCATCATCGCCATTGCCCTGCTGCTGGATCCGCAGCTGATCATCGCCGATGAGCCGACAACGGCGCTGGATGTGACCATTCAGGCCGACATCATGGAGCTGTTGCTGGAGCTGTGCGACTCCAACAAGGTAGGCCTGATCCTGATTACCCATGATCTGGGCGTGGTTAGCCAGATGACCGAACGCACCCTGGTGATGTATGCCGGGCGCATCATCGAAGCTGGCCGTACCCGCGAGATCATCAACGACCCACAGCACCCCTATACCCAGGGGCTGATCAACGCGCTGCCGCAGCAGACCAAACCCGGCCAACGGTTGAAACAGATCCCGGGCAATATGCCCTCGCTGACCTCAATCCCCAAGGGCTGCCCCTTTAGTCCGCGCTGCGAATATGTGCAGGATCACTGCCGCACCGAGGCGCCAAAGCCGGTGCAATACACCCATGTTCAGGTGGCCTGCCATGAGGTCAACCGGTTGCACAGCGACAAAGCTGAGGAGATGAACTGATGACGACGCCTCAGCCCCTGTTGAAGATCGACAACCTGGAAAAGCGCTTTGAGCTGGACCGTGGCTTTCTGGAAACCCTGAAATTCAAGGGCGGCAAGCTGGTTCAGGAAAAGCGCGAAGTCCATGCCGTCAACAATATCTCGCTGGAAGTCGCCGCCGGAGAGGCGCTCTGTGTGGTGGGGGAAAGCGGCTGTGGTAAATCCACCGTTGCCCGGTTGATTGCAGGCCTGCTGACGCCCAGCGGTGGTGAGATCCACTATGCGGGGGAACGCATTGATAATCGCTCGCGCCGGGCAATGATGCCGCTGCGCAAAAAGATGCAGATGATCTTTCAAAACCCCTATGCATCGCTGAACCCGCGCATGACCATCCAGCAGGCGCTGGAGGAACCCGTGCGCTATCACAATCCTGCCCTGTCCAGGGGCGAGGTGCGCGACAAGGTGGCGGAGGTGATGCGCTCGGTGGGTGTGGACCCCAGTTGGGCTGGGCGTTACCCCCATGAATTCTCTGGCGGGCAGCGCCAGCGGATCGCCATTGCGCGGGCTTTGACGGTGGATCCTGAATTCATTATCGCCGATGAACCCATTTCGGCGCTGGATGTGTCGATCCAGGCGCAGGTGCTGAACCTGATGCTCGAGGCCAAGGACCAGCGCGGCCTCACCTATCTGTTCATCACCCATGATCTGAGCGTGGTGCAGCACTTTGGCACCAAGGTTGCGGTGCTTTATCTGGGGTCGGTTTGCGAGCTGTCGGACACGGCGACGCTGTTTGAGAACCCCAAGCACCCCTATACCCGTGCTTTGCTTTCGGCGGTTCCGCAGTTAAAAGACGACCATCCCAACCACATCCGATTGCGTGGCGAAATTCCGACACCGATCAATCTGCCACAGGGATGCCCGTTTGAAAGTCGCTGTGCCCATGCCAATAGCCGGTGCCAGAATGAAAAACCTCGTCCCCAGCTGCAGCCAGACGGCGCCCTGGTGGCCTGCCATGCCGTCGAAGAAGACCGGCTGGACGGCTAGGGTCAAAACGGCGCAGAACGGAATGACACAGTGGACATAGCCTGGCTCAGAGACTTTGAGGCTTTGGTCGCGCAGAAGAATTTCTCGCGCGCGGCGGAAGAGCGCAATGTCAGCCAACCGGCCTTCTCTCGGCGCATTCGGGCGCTGGAGGAGGAGTTTGGCGTCAAACTGATCAATCGCCAAACCCTGCCGCTGTCGCTGACCCCGGCGGGGGAGGTGTTTCTCGCCCAGTCGCGGGTGATGCTGCGCACCTATGACGAGACGCTGGAGCGCTGCCAGATCATTGATGCGGCTGGCGAAAATGTCATCCGCTTCGCCACCTCCCAGTCGCTTTACATGACCCATTACAAAACCCACATCGCCCCGATGGTCGATGAGGGGGGCTTGGAGATTGATTTGAACTCCACCGGCTGGGCGGCGGATCAGTTTGTATCCGCCCTGCAGCAGCGCTATTGCGATGTGATCCTGACCTATTGGCACCCGTCCATGGATGCGCTGGCGCCACTGGCGCTGGGGAATTGTGACTATATCACCTTGACCAAAGACAGCTTTGTGCCGGTGTCCAAAACCGGGCCGGATGGGCCGCTGCACCATTTTGACGCCCCCCCCAAGAAACCAGTGTCGCTGTTGTCCTACGGCACGGTTTCGGCGCTGCGCTCGGTGGTGGAACACGCCCTGCGGCAAAATGCTGACGGCCCCAAGATGCTGGTGGTGAACCAAAGCGCGCTGGCCAATTCTGTCAAGGCGATGGTGCTCGAGGGCTTTGGCCTGGGGTGGCTGCCACGGGAGCTGTGCAAGGAAGAGCTGGCAGAGGGGCGGATGCAGATCGTTGGTGGCCCGCAACACTGCCACGCGCTGGAGATCCGGCTTTACCGGGACAAGGAGAACAGCAAACCGACGCTGAACCGCCTGTGGCGCGACATGCAGGCGCTTTCCCCTGATGCCGCAACCCTCCAAAATAGCCCCTGCCCAGATAGCCCCGACCCAGACGCTCCCGACGACCTAGGCACTCCCAACCCAGACACCCCCGACGCGGCGTCCTAGGCTATAGGCTGGGCGCCCGTGGGCTAGCGCGACGCGGTCTCGGCGATATAGGGCTGTAGGCTTTCCAAAAAGGTATCGACAAAGTCCAGCGACAGCAGCGACCTGCTGCCAGAGACAGGCCGCAAAATGGACAGCCAGTGAGAGATCTCTGGGTCAAAGGGTCTGGACTGGACGTTTTTTGATTTGAACTGATCGGCGTCCAGGGCGCTGACAACGGAAACCCCCTGACCTTCGGCCACCATCAGGCAAGCGGTTGAGAACTGGCGGACCTCGACCCAGGAATTCAACAAGACACCATGGTCGGCAAAGGCCTGCGACAGGCTGTTGAAAAACGGGCTGCCTTTGCGGGCGTGGATGATTTTTTCATCCGCCAGATCCATCGGCGAGATCTGCTCCAGCTTGGCCAGCCGGTGACCGCGTGGAAAAATACAGACCGTTTTGATCGCAATATCAATGTGCTCAACGGCTGGATGGCCCGTGAACCCATCTGTTATGCCACAGTCATATTGTTCGCCTATGATCCACTCAAGGATCCGCTCCGGGCGGTCCGGCTCAAGCGTGAGATTCACCCCCGGACGTTGCTGCAGAAACTTGGCGAGCAGTTTGGGAAGATGGGAGCTGGCAAAGCCCGGCAGGCAGGCGATCCGCAGATGCCCGGCCGTTCGATCCGTCAAGTCACGGTTGAGTTCTTCGAGATGGCGCAGACTGTCAAAGACCCGGCCAACTTCGGACAACAGATAGCGCGCTTCGCTGGTGGGAATCAGCATGCCGTCCTTGCGCTGGAACAGCTCGATCGCGACCGAGTTGGAAAAGTCTGACAACAGCCGACTGGTGGCGGGTTGTGAGATGCCCAAAGTTTTTGCAGCACGGGTGACCGACCCGGTCTGCGCAACGGCCTGAAAAGCCTCCAACTGCCTCAGCTTGAATTTCAATGGCTTAGCCTCAAATTTGCGGAATATCTGAGGCTATTCATAACATTGTGTTATGCCTGATGTCAAAAAACTTTCACTTGCATTATGCCTGTTTCTGCTCACTCTTTGGGCATCAGATGAACGGGGAGATCTCATATGTCTATCAAATCACTTCTTTGCACGTCGGCCATCCTGGCCTCGACCGCTGGTGTTGCCTTTGCTGAAACCGAGGTTCAGTGGTGGCACGCCATGGGCGGTGCCAATGGCGAACGCGTCAACAAAATTGCCGAAGATTTCAACGCCACGCAGAGCGACTACAAGGTCGTTCCTGTCTACAAGGGCAACTATACCGAAACCATGACTGCCGCGATTGCGGCCTTCCGTGCCAAAGAACACCCGCAGATCGTGCAGGTTTTTGAAGTCGGCACCGCCACGATGATGGCTGCCAAGGGCGCGATCTATCCTGTCGAGCAGCTGATGAAAGACGCCGGCGAGCCCTTTGATGGCGACGCCTTCCTGCCTGCGGTTGTGTCCTACTATGAGACCCCCGAAGGCGAGCTGCTGTCGATGCCTTTCAACAGCTCCACCCCGGTCATGTGGTACAACAAAGACGCGCTGGACGCGGCGGGTGCATCGGTTCCAGAAACCTGGGATGATGTGAAGGTTGCGGCGCAAAAACTGGTCGACAACGGCATGGAATGCGGTGTCTCCTTTGGCTGGCAGTCCTGGGTGATGATCGAGAACTTCTCGGCTTGGCACAACATGGAAATGGGTACCAAGGAAAACGGCTTTGCCGGTTTCGACACCGAGTTCAACTTCAACAACCCTGCGGTTGCTGCCCGTCTGGACGACATTGCCTCGATGACCGAAGGCAACCTGTTCAAATACGGTGGCCGTCGCGGCGACAGCCTGCCGATGTTCACCAATGGTGAATGCGGCATGTGGATGAACTCCTCTGCCTATTATGGCTCGATGAAAAGCCAGGCCGGTTTTGAATTTGGTCAGACCATGCTGCCGCTGGACACCAACCTGGCGGATGCACCGCAGAACTCTGTTATCGGTGGCGCAACCCTGTGGGTTCTGGCCGGTCACGAGGACGAAGAGTATAAAGGCACTGCCAAGTTCCTGACCTACCTGTCTTCGCCAGAAGTGCAGGCCTGGTGGCACCAGGAAACCGGCTATGTGCCGATCACCACAGCCGCCTATGAGCTGTCCAAAGAGCAGGGGTTCTATGAAGCCAACCCCGGCACCGACATCGCCATCAAACAGCTGAGCCTGAACACACCAACCCCGAACAGCCGCGGCCTGCGCTTTGGCAACTTTGTTCAGGTGCGTGACGTGATCAACGAAGAGCTGGAAGCCCTTTGGGCAGGCGACAAGTCTGCAACCGACGCGCTGAATGCAGCGGCCGAGCGTGGCAACACCCTGCTGCGCAAGTTCGAACGCTCCGCGAAATAAGCACTGCGTGATGATCTGAGCCATGCCGCCCCTCGGGCGGCATGGTCTCGTTTTGCGCGCCGCCGCAAGCGGCGCATCTCTACCGGGCACCACTCTCTACCGGGTACTACACGGGGCACTCCATGCTGAAACGCGTCCATTTTCCTTCTTCGCCACTGCCCTATCTGCTGGTGGCACCGCAGCTGGCGATTACGCTGGTTTTCTTTATCTGGCCCGCCAGCCAGGCGATGTATCAGTCGTTTCTCATCGAGGATGCCTTTGGCCTGGGGTCCGAATTTGTCTGGTTTGAGAACTTCCAGGCTCTTTGGGGGGACCAGCATTATCTGGATGCCTTTTGGCGGACGGCCATTTTCTCGCTCTTGGTGGCGGCGCTGTCCATGGGGGTGGCGCTGATCCTGGCAGGATTTGCCCAGCGGGTGGTGCGCGGCGCCATGATGTACCGCACCCTGCTGATCTGGCCCTATGCGGTTGCGCCGGTTCTGGCCGGGGCGCTGTGGGTGTTTATGTTCAACCCGACACTGGGGATTTTCCCCTATTTTCTGGACTTTTTCGGCATCGACTGGAACCACTACCTGAATGGCAATCAGGCCATGGCGCTGGTGGTCATGGCTGCCGCCTGGAAACAGGTGGCCTATAACTTTTTGTTCTATCTCGCCGCCATGCAATCGATCCCGAACAGTGTCATCGAGGCCGCCGCCATTGATGGCGCCGGGCCGGGGCGCAGGTTCTTTTCTATCATCCTGCCGCTGATCTCGCCCACCACGTTTTTCCTGCTGGTCATCAACATGGTCTACGCCTTCTTTGAAACCTTCGGCATCATCCATGCCGTGACCCAAGGCGGGCCTGGCTCCTCTACCACGATCCTTGTCTACAAGGTCTTCAACGATGGCTTTGTGGGTCTTGATCTCGGCGGTTCTGCGGCGCAGTCGGTGATCCTGATGGTGCTGGTCATTGCCATGACCGTTGTCCAATTCCGCTATGTTGAAAGAAAGGTGGAATACTGATGGTTGAAAATCGTCCACTTACCGCATTGCTCACCCATTTTGTGCTGGTGCTTGGCGTCATCGCCATTGCCTTGCCGATCTGGATCACCTTTGTCGCCGCCACCCATGATCAGTTCCGCATGAACCAGGTGCCGCTGCCCCTGTGGCCGGGAACGCATTTGTGGGACAATCTGAAACAGACGCTGTTTGGCTCTGGGCTGAGCGGCAGCGAAGGCGCGCCGGTCTGGCTGATGTTGTTCAACAGCCTGGCCATGGCGATGATGATTGCGCTGGGCAAGATCGCCATCTCGCTGCTTTCGGCCTTTGCCATCGTCTATTTCCGCTTTCCCTTCCGTATGACCTGTTTCTGGATGATCTTCATCACCCTGATGCTGCCGGTTGAGGTGCGGATCCTGCCCACCTTTGAGGTGGTGGCCAACCTTGGCATGCTGAACAGCTATTGGGGGCTGTCGATCCCGCTGATTGCCTCTGCGACGGCAACATTCATGTTCCGTCAGGTGTTCCTGACGGTGCCGGATGAGATGCTGGAAAGTGCGCGCATTGATGGGGCAGGGCCGATGCGGTTCTTCTGGGATATCCTGCTGCCGCTGTCGCGCACCAATATCGCGGCGCTGTTTGTGATCCTCTTCATCTTTGGCTGGAACCAGTACCTTTGGCCGCTGCTGATCACCACGGATACCTCGATGACCACCATCGTCATGTCGATCAAACAGATGCTGGAGGCGGCCGAGCAAAGCCCGCAATGGAATATCATCATGACGACCGCCCTTTTGGCGATGATCCCACCGATCTTTGTCGTCATCTCGATGCAAAAGCTCTTTGTGCAGGGCTTGACGGAAACCGATAAATAGGACGCCCCTCAATGGCTGAAATTAAACTGACCGACCTGACCAAATCCTATGGTCCCACCGAAGTGCTGCACCATGTTGAGGGCGAGATCAAAGATGGCGAATTCATCGTCATCGTTGGCCCCTCGGGCTGCGACAAATCCACCCTGCTGCGCATGGTGGCGGGGCTGGAGACTGTTACCTCTGGCGAGATCGCAATTGCGGGGCGTCGGGTGAATGAGCTGGAGCCATCAAAGCGCGATATCGCCATGGTGTTTCAGAACTACGCGCTTTATCCGCATATGAGCGTGCGTGAAAACATGGCTTACGGGCTGAAGATCCGCAAACTCTCCAAGGCTGAGATCAATCAGCGTGTTGAAGAGGCTGCCGATATTCTGGAAATCCGTCAGTATCTGGACCGCAAACCCCGGCAATTGTCCGGTGGCCAGCGTCAGCGGGTTGCCATGGGGCGGGCCATCGTGCGCGATCCGCAGGTGTTCCTGTTTGACGAACCCCTGTCGAACCTGGATGCCAAACTGCGGGTGCAGATGCGGCTGGAGATCCGCAAGCTGCAGCAGCGCCTGGGGGTGACCTCGATCTATGTGACCCATGATCAGGTTGAGGCCATGACCCTTGGCGATCGTCTGATGGTTCTGAACGGAGGCTATGTTGAGCAGTTCGGCACCCCGATTGAGCTGTATGACCGCCCGGCGTCGGTCTTTGTGGCCGGTTTCATTGGCAGTCCGGCGATGAACTTTATCCCCGTCACGGTAGCGGCCGACGGCATGGGGCTGCCAAATGGCGCCAAACTTGCGGCGCCGCAGCTGTCTGAGGCACAGGCGCAGGCGGGGTCGGTTTTGTTGGGCATTCGCCCCGAACATCTGGTGGCGGATGAAAACGGCCCCATTGCCATTGATGTGGATATGGTGGAACAACTGGGCGCCAACACACTGTTGCATGGCATGCTCAGCGGCACCACTCACGCCATGGTGGCCTCGGTTTCGGGGCATGTGTCTACCCAGGCCGGTGCGCAGCATCGGTTTTCTGCCGCACCAGAGCTGCTGCACCTGTTCGACGCCAAGACCGAAAAACGGCTGGAGGCGTGATGCAGTTCCCCCAGCTGGCGGCCTTTACCGGTGGCGATGGTCTGATCCGGGTGATCGGGCATCGCGGTGCGCGCGGTGTGATGCCGGAAAACACCATGGAGGGCTTTGCCTTTACCCTGAACTGTGGGGTGCGCCTGTTGGAATTCGACGTGGTGATGAGCCGCGACGGGGTGCCGGTGATCACCCATAATCACAGCCTGACGGGCTCGATCGTGCGGGACGGGGCCGGCAACTGGCTGCAGGGGGCAGAGCCCAGGGTGTCAGATCTGGATTGGGCCTATCTGGCCGAGATGGATGTGGGCGGGTTGGATGGTCGCAGCGAATACGGCCAGCGCTTTCCCGATCAGGCTTTTCTCTATGGCGCTCGCATTCCACGTCTCAGCGATCTCTGTGCCTTGATTGCCCAGCCGGGTTATCAGGATGTGCATCTGATGCTTGAGATCAAATCCGACCCTGAGACACTACAGGATGCCTCGGCCCGCGCCGCCGTTGTGGCGGCGGTGGTGGCGGACGTTCGCGCCCTGGGACTGACGCAGCGCACCTTGATGCACAGCTTTGACTGGGCGCTTTTGGCGGAATGTGCCCGCCAGGCGCCCGAAATGCCGACCTCTTTTCTCACGCAGATGCCGCAAAATGCAGCGGATATCGGCGAAGATCACGCCACCCCTGCGATTCCCGGTCTGACTGAGGCCGACGCCAGCCCGCCTGACCTGGTGGCACAGGCAGGTGGCGCGCTGTGGTGCCCCTATTACCTGGATGTGACCGCAGCGCAGGTCGCGCGGGCACATGCCCTGGGCCTGCGGGTTGCGGTCTGGACGGTGAATGAGATGGCAGATATCGACCGGATGATTGCTTTGGGCGTTGATGGCATTGTCACCGACTACCCAGGCCGGGTGCAGCGCAGGTTGCTGGCGCTGGACCATGTTTGGACGGAACAGGCGGCAATGGCCGTTTAGGCGCGGGTTCTTGCACAGGCTCTGGCACTGACACTGGCGCGCTGTATGGGGCCGGGTGCCTGGCCCTAGGATCTAAATCCCGCCTCGCAAAAGGCCAACAAGTGCGCGGTGAGATCCGCAGCCAGGTCCCCGGCTGCATCCTGCGGGGGGTCGCTGTCTGCGAGGCCTGCAATACGCCAGCGCGAGGTGCAAAGGGACAGCATTGCAGAGACCATAAAGACAAAATGGGTGCTGATCTTTTGCTGCGAGCTCTCGGGCAGGATTGCTGCAATCTCCGCCAGAAAGACCCTGACGGTTGGGTCAAAACAGATCTGCGCAATATGCTGCCAGCGCACATCCGACGAGACATGGGCGATCAGCCGACCATAGGCCGACCAGGCGGCGCCGCCGTTCAGGGTCTTGTCGATGAAAGGCGCAATAAAGCAGGTCAGAATCCGGCGCAGGGTGAGCGGACCTTCAGCCTTTGCCTGCGCCAGGGCATCTTGTCTGAGCCGGGCCAGTTCCTGCGCCCGCCGGGTGACCACAGTGGCAAACAGCGCCTCTTTGCTGCCGCCGTGATGATTGACCAGCGCCCCCTGCACATCGGCGGCGCGGGCGATGTCACGAATCGAAGCCCCTTCAAACCCACGCTCTGAAAACAGCTGCTCTGCGGCATCAAAAATGCGCTCACGAGTCGCCAAAGAGCGCTTGCTCGGCGCACGTTGTCGTTGATTTTCTTTCACTTTTTCGGTCATGGCAGAAATATCTTGCCCTATTTTTAACAGTCGTTCAATTTAAAAGAGCGCCTGATGGCGCACCAGGGAGGAAAAATGATGACGGCACAGACAAACGCGGCGCAAGAGAGCGTCGCGGCGGATAGGTTTGCACTGATTGGGGCGGGGCCCATGGGGCTGGCCATGGCAAAACTGTTGAAAGAACAGGGCATTCCCTTTCAGGGGTTCGAGCTGCATTCGGACGTGGGGGGGCTGTGGGACATCGATGCGCCGCAATCGACCATGTATGAAACCGCGCATTTGATTTCGTCCAAAAAGATGACTCAATTTCACGACTTTCCAATGGCCGAAGAGGTTGCCGAATACCCCTCGCACTGGGAAATGCGCCGCTATTTTTGCGATTTTGCCCGTCACTATGATCTCTACAAAGACTACGCTTTTAACTGTCAGGTGCTGTCCTGTGATCCCCTGGGGGGCAGCGGCGATGGCTGGCGCGTGACCTGGCGCGATGGCGAGGGGCAGGAGCACAGCGCGGTCTTTGCCGGTGTATTGATCGCCAATGGCACTCTGGCAGAGCCCAATCTACCCAGCTTCAAAGGTCACTTTGACGGCGAGCAGATCCATTCGGCCCAGTACCGCGACCCGCGCCAGTTTGCCGACAAGCGGGTGTTGATTGTCGGGGCGGGGAATTCCGGTTGCGACATTGCCGTGGATGCCATTCATCACGGGGTGAGCTGCGATATCTCGATGCGGCGCGGATACTATTTTGTGCCCAAATACGTCTTTGGCAAACCGGCGGATACCATGGGCGGTGCCATTCGCCTGCCGATGTGGCTAAAGCGCCGGGTCGATGGGATGATCCTGAAATGGTTTGTTGGCGACCCGCAAAAATACGGCTTTCCCAAACCGGATTATGCGCTCTATGAGAGCCACCCGGTGGTGAACTCGCTGATCCTGTTTCATGCGGGCCATGGCGACCTGACTGTGCGCCCGGATATCGACCATATCGACGGCAAAACGGTGCATTTTACCGATGGCTCACAGGCGGATTATGACATGATCCTGACCGCCACCGGCTATTTGCTGCACTACCCCTTTATCGACAAAGAGCTGCTGAACTGGCAAGGCGCGGCACCACATCTCTACCTCAATTGCATGCATCCCAAACGCGACGACCTGTTTGTGCTGGGCATGGTCGAGGCCTCGGGGCTGGGCTGGCAGGGGCGCCATGAACAGGCGGAAATGGTGGCGCGCTATATCAAGGGGCTGCGGGATGGCTCTGCGGGGGCGGCGCAGCTGAAACGGGAAAAATCCGCAGGGTTTGAGCGGGCAACCGGCGGTATGAACTACCTGAAACTGGCGCGTATGGCCTATTACGTGGACAAGGCAACCTACCGCAAGGCCGTTACCGGCTGGATCGCGGCCCTGACCGGGGGGCGGGCATGACCGATCTTGATACAGTTGTTCTGAACTTCAGCGGTGCCAGCTTGATGGTGATGAACGCCATTCTTGCCATCGTGATGTTTTCCATCGCGCTGGATCTCAAGCCCAGCGACTTTGCCCGACTGGCACGGGCTCCCAAACCTGTAGTGACCGGGTTGATTTCGCAGTTTATCGTGCTGCCCGCGCTGAGCTTTTTGCTGGTGCTTATAGTGGAGCCTCGGGCCTCTATTGCGCTGGGGCTGATCCTGGTTGCCGCCTGTCCGGGTGGCAATATCTCAAACTTCATCACCCATCGGGCCGGGGGTAACGCGGCGCTGTCGGTGTCGATGACCGCCTTTGCCACCGTTGGGGCGATCCTGATCACCCCGTTCAACATCGCCTTTTGGGGCCAGCTTTACGCGCCGACGCGAGAGATTTTGAACCGGGTCGCGATCGACCCGGTGCAGATTGCGGTAACGGTGTCGCTGATGTTGGTGCTGCCGCTGGTGCTGGGGATTTTTCTCAACAGTCGCCGCCCGGCATTGGCCGACCGGGTGCGGCGGCCAATGCAGAACCTGTCGATGCTGATCTTTCTGGCCTTTGTGGTGCTGGCGCTTGCGGCGAATTGGGCCTTCTTTCTGCAGTTTGCGCCTTTTGTGGGCGGGCTGGTGGTGCTGCATAACGCCATCGCGCTGGCTGCGGGCTATGGCACCGCTTCGCTGGCGGGGCTGAGCGACTATGATCGGCGCGCCATCACCATCGAGACCGGCATTCAGAACTCGGGCCTGGGGCTGGTGCTGATCTTTGGCTTTTTTAACGGTCTGGGCGGCATGGCCGTGGTGGCGGCACTTTGGGGGATTTGGCACGCGGTGTCCGGTCTCTGCCTGGCCCAAATCATGTCCCGGCGGGAGGCAAGACGATGACAAAGGTTCTGATCACTGGTGCTGCAGGGGATGTTGGCTCAGCCCTGCTGCACGCGTTGGCGCAGGACGCGGGCAGCCCCTATGAGGTGGTGGCGACGGATATACGGTCGCCGGCAGTTCTGCCTGCGGGGATCCGGTTTGTGCCACTTGACGTGCGCGGCGATGATCCTGATCGGCTGATCGGGCAAGAGCGCCCGGATGTGGTGATCCATCTGGCCTCCATTGTTGCGCCAACGACGCGTGATTTTGCCCACGCGGTGGATGTTGTTGGCTCGCGCAATGTGCTTGCGGCCTGTGTGAGCCACGGGGTCAAACGTCTGGTGGTGACCTCTTCCGGGGCGGCCTATGGCTATCATGCGGACAA from Phaeobacter sp. G2 encodes the following:
- the ugpE gene encoding sn-glycerol-3-phosphate ABC transporter permease UgpE produces the protein MVENRPLTALLTHFVLVLGVIAIALPIWITFVAATHDQFRMNQVPLPLWPGTHLWDNLKQTLFGSGLSGSEGAPVWLMLFNSLAMAMMIALGKIAISLLSAFAIVYFRFPFRMTCFWMIFITLMLPVEVRILPTFEVVANLGMLNSYWGLSIPLIASATATFMFRQVFLTVPDEMLESARIDGAGPMRFFWDILLPLSRTNIAALFVILFIFGWNQYLWPLLITTDTSMTTIVMSIKQMLEAAEQSPQWNIIMTTALLAMIPPIFVVISMQKLFVQGLTETDK
- a CDS encoding LysR family transcriptional regulator translates to MDIAWLRDFEALVAQKNFSRAAEERNVSQPAFSRRIRALEEEFGVKLINRQTLPLSLTPAGEVFLAQSRVMLRTYDETLERCQIIDAAGENVIRFATSQSLYMTHYKTHIAPMVDEGGLEIDLNSTGWAADQFVSALQQRYCDVILTYWHPSMDALAPLALGNCDYITLTKDSFVPVSKTGPDGPLHHFDAPPKKPVSLLSYGTVSALRSVVEHALRQNADGPKMLVVNQSALANSVKAMVLEGFGLGWLPRELCKEELAEGRMQIVGGPQHCHALEIRLYRDKENSKPTLNRLWRDMQALSPDAATLQNSPCPDSPDPDAPDDLGTPNPDTPDAAS
- a CDS encoding glycerophosphodiester phosphodiesterase family protein, which encodes MQFPQLAAFTGGDGLIRVIGHRGARGVMPENTMEGFAFTLNCGVRLLEFDVVMSRDGVPVITHNHSLTGSIVRDGAGNWLQGAEPRVSDLDWAYLAEMDVGGLDGRSEYGQRFPDQAFLYGARIPRLSDLCALIAQPGYQDVHLMLEIKSDPETLQDASARAAVVAAVVADVRALGLTQRTLMHSFDWALLAECARQAPEMPTSFLTQMPQNAADIGEDHATPAIPGLTEADASPPDLVAQAGGALWCPYYLDVTAAQVARAHALGLRVAVWTVNEMADIDRMIALGVDGIVTDYPGRVQRRLLALDHVWTEQAAMAV
- a CDS encoding sn-glycerol-3-phosphate import ATP-binding protein UgpC yields the protein MAEIKLTDLTKSYGPTEVLHHVEGEIKDGEFIVIVGPSGCDKSTLLRMVAGLETVTSGEIAIAGRRVNELEPSKRDIAMVFQNYALYPHMSVRENMAYGLKIRKLSKAEINQRVEEAADILEIRQYLDRKPRQLSGGQRQRVAMGRAIVRDPQVFLFDEPLSNLDAKLRVQMRLEIRKLQQRLGVTSIYVTHDQVEAMTLGDRLMVLNGGYVEQFGTPIELYDRPASVFVAGFIGSPAMNFIPVTVAADGMGLPNGAKLAAPQLSEAQAQAGSVLLGIRPEHLVADENGPIAIDVDMVEQLGANTLLHGMLSGTTHAMVASVSGHVSTQAGAQHRFSAAPELLHLFDAKTEKRLEA
- a CDS encoding LysR substrate-binding domain-containing protein, which translates into the protein MKFKLRQLEAFQAVAQTGSVTRAAKTLGISQPATSRLLSDFSNSVAIELFQRKDGMLIPTSEARYLLSEVGRVFDSLRHLEELNRDLTDRTAGHLRIACLPGFASSHLPKLLAKFLQQRPGVNLTLEPDRPERILEWIIGEQYDCGITDGFTGHPAVEHIDIAIKTVCIFPRGHRLAKLEQISPMDLADEKIIHARKGSPFFNSLSQAFADHGVLLNSWVEVRQFSTACLMVAEGQGVSVVSALDADQFKSKNVQSRPFDPEISHWLSILRPVSGSRSLLSLDFVDTFLESLQPYIAETASR
- the ugpA gene encoding sn-glycerol-3-phosphate ABC transporter permease UgpA; protein product: MLKRVHFPSSPLPYLLVAPQLAITLVFFIWPASQAMYQSFLIEDAFGLGSEFVWFENFQALWGDQHYLDAFWRTAIFSLLVAALSMGVALILAGFAQRVVRGAMMYRTLLIWPYAVAPVLAGALWVFMFNPTLGIFPYFLDFFGIDWNHYLNGNQAMALVVMAAAWKQVAYNFLFYLAAMQSIPNSVIEAAAIDGAGPGRRFFSIILPLISPTTFFLLVINMVYAFFETFGIIHAVTQGGPGSSTTILVYKVFNDGFVGLDLGGSAAQSVILMVLVIAMTVVQFRYVERKVEY
- a CDS encoding ABC transporter ATP-binding protein; protein product: MSLLSVRDLSVKFAMRDNTVTALNQISFDLAKGERLGIVGESGAGKSITGFALMNLLSRPGFIDSGQILFQGDDIAEMSEAKMRGIRGNQMAMIFQDPMVTLNPVLTIGQQMVETLMAHRKLSKAEAEQIAIVKLREVYIPSPEERLDQYPHELSGGMRQRIIIAIALLLDPQLIIADEPTTALDVTIQADIMELLLELCDSNKVGLILITHDLGVVSQMTERTLVMYAGRIIEAGRTREIINDPQHPYTQGLINALPQQTKPGQRLKQIPGNMPSLTSIPKGCPFSPRCEYVQDHCRTEAPKPVQYTHVQVACHEVNRLHSDKAEEMN
- the ugpB gene encoding sn-glycerol-3-phosphate ABC transporter substrate-binding protein UgpB — its product is MSIKSLLCTSAILASTAGVAFAETEVQWWHAMGGANGERVNKIAEDFNATQSDYKVVPVYKGNYTETMTAAIAAFRAKEHPQIVQVFEVGTATMMAAKGAIYPVEQLMKDAGEPFDGDAFLPAVVSYYETPEGELLSMPFNSSTPVMWYNKDALDAAGASVPETWDDVKVAAQKLVDNGMECGVSFGWQSWVMIENFSAWHNMEMGTKENGFAGFDTEFNFNNPAVAARLDDIASMTEGNLFKYGGRRGDSLPMFTNGECGMWMNSSAYYGSMKSQAGFEFGQTMLPLDTNLADAPQNSVIGGATLWVLAGHEDEEYKGTAKFLTYLSSPEVQAWWHQETGYVPITTAAYELSKEQGFYEANPGTDIAIKQLSLNTPTPNSRGLRFGNFVQVRDVINEELEALWAGDKSATDALNAAAERGNTLLRKFERSAK
- a CDS encoding ATP-binding cassette domain-containing protein, which gives rise to MTTPQPLLKIDNLEKRFELDRGFLETLKFKGGKLVQEKREVHAVNNISLEVAAGEALCVVGESGCGKSTVARLIAGLLTPSGGEIHYAGERIDNRSRRAMMPLRKKMQMIFQNPYASLNPRMTIQQALEEPVRYHNPALSRGEVRDKVAEVMRSVGVDPSWAGRYPHEFSGGQRQRIAIARALTVDPEFIIADEPISALDVSIQAQVLNLMLEAKDQRGLTYLFITHDLSVVQHFGTKVAVLYLGSVCELSDTATLFENPKHPYTRALLSAVPQLKDDHPNHIRLRGEIPTPINLPQGCPFESRCAHANSRCQNEKPRPQLQPDGALVACHAVEEDRLDG